agagagtgtgtgtgtgtgtgtgtgtgagagtgtgtgtgtgagagtgtctgtgtgtgtgtgagagtgagtgagagtgtgtgtgtataagtgtgcgtgtgtgtgagagtgagtgtgtgtgtgcgtgtgtgtgagagtgagtgtgtgtgtgtgcgtgtgtgtgagagtgagtgagtgagtgtgtgtgtgtgtgtgtgtgagagtgagtgtgtgtgtgagtgcgtgtgtgtgagagtgagtgagtgtgtgtgagagagagtgtgtgtgtgagagtgagtgtgtgtgtgtgtgcgtgtgtgtgagagtgagtgagtgtgtgtgtgtgtgtgtgtgtgtgtgtgtgagagagagtgtgtgtgtgagagtgagtgtgtgtgcgtgtgtgtgagagtgagtgtatctgtgtgtgtgtgagcatgagtgTTTCTCACATTGGCTAATCTAAAGGCATGCGGAGCTCGGCTCTCGCTCTGAAGACGTGGCGTTCTCCGTCTGCTTGACCCTGAGTTGATTACATGTGTTCCTCGTCCACTCACTGAAGCGCTCGTCCATAATCATCCAACAGGAATCACCTCAGTTCCTCTCGATCTGCTCGATGTCCAGTTCTCCGCCCAGCTGGAGTGAGTCCCGCCCACTCCGGCTGCAGAGCCCCGCCCACAGACACTCGCGCTCCTTCCCATTGCTCCGCCCCGCTGGCCAGCTGGCCTCTGATTGGTGGATGACGGCGTCGTCTTTGGTCTGGTGCTGGTGGAGCGTGACGTCACCCTCGGTGTGGAGCTCGTCTCCTGTGATTCCTGGACAGCTGAGACTGTGGAAGTCCTGCAGCTTCTGCAGAGAAAACACATGCGACGTtaacaacagaaacacacaagCTACTGTTCCTCAAACTCAATGCTAGAGCTCAACCAAGACAGGTTTTAGTGGCATCTAAAGTACAGGAATGGCATCAACATCAATAAGAACCATAAGAATCCGCTCAAGAGAGCTCAAATGTTGCAGGAAATGGTTGTTTTTAAATAGAGCCTGTTTTCCACAGACACAATCatcaacgtgtgtgtgtgtgtgtgtgtgtgtgtgtgtgtgtgtgtgtgtggctagagcaaacaaacacacacacagagtgttcAAGTAATAGTTCAGTTCTTATTCCTGGAATCAGTGTGCTAACcagatgacctctgacctcaagGTGATCAGTGACTACAGACGTGCAGTTTATCATTGTTTAATACAACAGAGATCGAGCCTCACATCCTCATCTAGTGAACATGTTTGGAGAGAACCGCTTACAAAACCCAGTGACTGAAGTATTCattcaggaacacacacacacacacacacacacacacactctctcacacacacacacacaaacacacacacacacacacacacacacacacacacacacacactctctcacatacacacagataaacacacacacacactctcacactcacacactctctctcacacactctctctcacacacacacacacacacacactcggtcTGACAGCATACTGTACTCTATATTCCGTCTGAACACcagcagctcacacacacacacacaccactctctctgtctctcacacacacacacacacactctctctgtctctcacacacacacacactctctctcacacatacacacagacacacacacacacacactctctctctctctctcacacacacacactctctctgtctctcacacacacacactctttctctcacacatacacacagacacagacacagacacacacacacacacacacacacacactctctcacacacacacacacacacacacacacacctgtgtcaTCTTGAGCAGGTCCAGTGAAGGTCTGTGTTTGTGAGAGTCCGCTGGTCTCCTGCGCTTCACACCGGTCTTCTTGTTGCTGTGGACGCAGGGCTGTGACCGGCTGCGTGCGAGTCCCTGTCTGCGGCGCTGCTGCTCGGGCGTGGAGTCGGGTGAAGACTCGGCGGGGCAGATGTGTTCCTGCGAGAGGTAGAGCGTCTGCGGGGACATGGAGAAAGAGAAGGCGAAGGGCTCCGGTGGATCGGTGCGGGCCGGAAGGCTGAAGCTGGAGCTGCGCTGCATGGAGGGAAACCCGGCCGGAGCGAATGTGCCGCGCTGAACGCTCCCCCCGCTGAGGCAGCGCCGCTTCTCCACCGCCGTCCAGACGCGCGACCCCTGCGGACGCCACGAGGAGCGGCAGCCCAGCTCCTCCGAGCAGGACAGCGAGCGGCACTGGCGTTTACTGGGCGGCGCGGCGCTGCCAGCAGAGGGCGCTTCGCTCAGACTCAGATCGTGCAGCAGACCGCTGATCCCGCCGCCGGCACTCGTCTCTCGCACACTGTCCCACAGACTCTCCAGACTGGAGCCCACGGGCCGCGGCTGGACACCACACACCTCCGGCCAGCGTCCAGACTCTACAACACAACACTCAGAACTCAGAATCTCAGACACTTAGGACTAGGGTTGGggaaataaatcgatgcatcacgaatcgagaaatgattctgcatcgattctgagatttccCGAATGCACGGTGAGTCTTTCTCGAGTCGATTCTGAGCTTAATTgtgaacagcagatggcgctgcatgctttagaaatccttacacacactgaacataaaataatcattcataagaTTAGAAAAGATTGAGGTGAATCACAagggtgttcacagtgggctcTGTTTACATTAATCTGGAGTCATAAAATCATTCAGAGCCGAGGTGAAATCACAGACTCAGCCGAACACAAGTGCTCTTCAGCTCTTCTTCATCAGCATTTGAGTGTGTGGATAAAAACTAGAGTAGAGCGCCGTCTGCTGTTAAAATATAAGCTCAGAATTGAATCCAGAGAGAATCACGAAGCATTCGGATTAGCTCTTCTGTAGTactatacacattaaattaacacaagttagacaaatcacaaaaacacaattcagagcatttttgaagctgcAGTGAATTTGGAAGAGGTTCAAGTGTTTGAATGATATTTAGAGCGATAAATCACATGGTTAATACTTCCTATGAACGAGGGGCAAAACCACAGCAGAAAACTCAGATCAATATATCAACCTCtagtttgagatgtttttttttaactcaacagAGGCGAACAAAAGAGAAGCAGGAGGGCCGAGTTCACAGGAAGAGCCTTAGATGTTCACAAACAGCACAGCTGTGTCTGAGAAACAAAGAGCCAGAAATAGAGCCGTCTGATTGGTGGCAGGCTGCCAGATGGCTGAACATCTGTGTGCTGAGAGCGTGTTTTGGTTACTTGCTCTAAATGTGAATCACTCGCACCCCATGATACCTCTGAGCAACTACTGTTGAAAAACACATCGCCAGCAGTGTGATACATCATAGAGTTACTCAGAATGATGTGAGACGTGACTGAGGACAACAGAGACGTGAGAAACATGACATACTACACTCTCATACTCATCTATACTATATATTCACTCTATATTACTTACACTCTCTATACTAAATACACTGCATCTTACTTACTCACACTCTATATTACTTACACTCTATATTACACTCTTTACTAAATACTCTCTATACTAAATACTCACACTCTTTATTACTTACAATCTATCCTACATGCACTCTATACTATGTACTCAAACTCTATATTGCTTACACTCTATACTACATACTCGCACTCTATACTACTTACACTCTACACTACGTTCTCACGCTCAATACTTTATACTCGCACTCTATATTGCCTACACTCTATACTAAATACACTCTTTATTATTCACAATCTATCCTACATGCACTCTATACTATGTACTCAAACTCTATATTGCTTACACTCTATACTACTTACACTCTACACTTCGTTCTCATGCTCAATACTTCATACTCGCACTCTATATTACTTACACTCTATACTACATACTCGCAGTCTATACTACTTACACTCTACACTTCGTTCTCATGCTCAATACTTCATACTCGCACTCTATATTACTTACACTCTATACTACATACTCGCAGTCTATACTACTTACACTCTACACTACGTTCTCATGCTCAATACTTTATACTCGCACTCTATATTGCTTACACTCTATACTACATACTCGCACTTTATATTACTTGTGTACTATATGTTTATACTCTAGGGCAGGGTTCCTCAAAtgttgccctggagggccaatgcactgcagagtttagctccaaccctgagcaaactcacctacctgtgattttataatgatcctgaagacaaagattagcatgctcaggtgtgtttgattaagctTAGAGCTCAAGTATGCAGGAAAGTGTATCTcctgggccagatttgaggatccctgctctaCAGTGTCTCAGTTTGCTCTACTACATATACTGAAGCACAGAACAGGATTGTTCAGACGGCAGTGTGTGGCTCAGGTTCACACCCAGCGCATCCGAACAGCAGCGTTTCTCATTGCGGAGGGGCATTTTTCTGAAGTCAAAAGCAGAAATGCTCTGGTCGTGGGCACGCAGCAAAACAAAGACAGCCTAACCAGCACACACTGCTGTGGGCATCGATCTGACGCAGCACCCTAACCCTACTGATCACTCAACTCTGTTTATTCCACTCAAAGACTGGCTGCATTCTTTTACTACCTCTGAGAGCAGTTGTTCTGGAGACAAACATCGAGCGGCTCACACACACGACACCTGTGGCGTCTGAAACTAGGCCTCATGGGTATCAGATGTGAGGGCGGCACACTTTCTATTTCGCTCTTTCATGGAGGTGAAGATACGCTGACCAAATCAGTAAAGGGGCAAATAGAACAGAAAGATGTTTGATCGCTATGAAGACAACAGAGCGGTGTATTTGTACTTACCCATAATCCCGCAGGAGAAGAGGGTCGTCCCCTGGCTCATGGTCGGCGGCTCATGCTGTAGAAACACAGACGGATCAGATGAGCATTCGGATCAACGCAAGCCCTCCATGTGCCTTCTGACTAGTGCACATCATGTGAACCACaaaattgtgtctaaaatgtaatgcaatatgAACTTCTTGTATATTGAACTGCTGTGATACTAGTGAAAAACAGCACTCCTGCTGTTGTGATGCTGCTCAACTCTATCATATGATGTAAAAATCTTTGCACTCATATGTTGAATGTTAGGCTCATATCACTGTGTTCTTAAAGTCTCAGCTGTCCTGCATCATGTTCATCAGACACTGCATCAGATAACGGACAGGTCTGGACAGGGCTTTTCAATGtgttatttcttccaaaattaaCCGCACCAAATTAATGTTAAATCTACAGTCCTAAAAATTACTGCGAATGAGCTAATGAGAATTATTACAAACTTGACCGGCACGGATCTGAATGTGCTTGGATCTGGAGCAGCGTGAATCACCCGGAGCTCAACACTGATAATTAGGGAGTAAATTATGCATGACGCCTGACGTCTTGAGGTCTTACCAGCTGCAGAGACTCTGTGGATGCTACATCATCGACGGTCTTCTTTTCCAGTGTTTAAGTGTGAAtaatcaccatggcaacacacaTGTTTGCCACAGACCATTCCAGTGCAGGACAGTTCTAGTGAAGCTCATCATTGGAGTGCAGCGCTGATCCGATCCGATCTGATCACTCCCACATCAGCACCAAACGCTCTTCAGCCTGCACAGAGAACAGGGCAGAACCCGTCAGCAGATGGAGACTTCCACACAGTATTCTGTCTGTGCACATGGGTGAAATGTGTTTCAGTTCACATCAGTCACATTATTCAGCCATCACACGTGCCACGTGTCCGGAGACGAGGTCATGTGATTGAAAATAAGTGTGACCTCACGGTTATCAAAACACACACGCTGCCTCGCTCCTCGAGGAACGCTGATGGGAGACAGATGTGAGTTTACAGCTTTATAGCAATCCAAGAACATCAGCCACAACATCTCAAGTCTCTCAAGCAGGGGTCTCAAACTCACTCactgttattttaacataaatcctTTTAATTTATCAGGTTAAGAAATCCAAATTACTCTATTAATCCAAGTAAATAATAAAGACAAGTATCATCAAACAAAAGTCATttcattaaatttgttaaaaacttttttgttacatttatggcACAACAAATAATTGTGAGCTGCTAAGAACATGTGTCAGATACAGGATGAAAATGAGTATCAACAGCATGATTTCTATTTGGCATGCGATTTATATGCAGAAAATGACTTTGGCGTGCATATTATACACAATCAATGCTTGCAGTAGAAAAACAGAGGTGGTGGTACTCAACCctaacccaaaaataaataaatacaaacctaaaaaaatactaaaaaaaaattattttta
This region of Cyprinus carpio isolate SPL01 chromosome B12, ASM1834038v1, whole genome shotgun sequence genomic DNA includes:
- the LOC109088414 gene encoding protein FAM53B-like, with protein sequence MSQGTTLFSCGIMESGRWPEVCGVQPRPVGSSLESLWDSVRETSAGGGISGLLHDLSLSEAPSAGSAAPPSKRQCRSLSCSEELGCRSSWRPQGSRVWTAVEKRRCLSGGSVQRGTFAPAGFPSMQRSSSFSLPARTDPPEPFAFSFSMSPQTLYLSQEHICPAESSPDSTPEQQRRRQGLARSRSQPCVHSNKKTGVKRRRPADSHKHRPSLDLLKMTQKLQDFHSLSCPGITGDELHTEGDVTLHQHQTKDDAVIHQSEASWPAGRSNGKERECLWAGLCSRSGRDSLQLGGELDIEQIERN